The following DNA comes from Aulosira sp. FACHB-615.
GGCTCATTGAGGGTATCCCATGTACTGGTCGTCATCACTTGGGTGGGATTACCATCTTTGTCCGTTAAGTAAGTTTTCGTATTTTTTGGTCGGTCTGGTGTTTTGATGGCATTATCATCGATTGTCACAGTCTTACCATCGTAACGACCAGCACCAGCCCCTTCGCCAGTGGCTAGGTTTAAGCTGATAAAGGTTAGGTCATAGGCTTGCATTTCATGCCAGAAATACTTGCCAACTTTAAGGCGATCGCGCACATCAAGCAATCCCATACGAATTGCTTCCGCATTTAATTGAATAACTCTATGGGGGATTGACAGGTAAGCATCTAAATGTTGATTTACCTCACTACTAGTTCGCTCCATCAATTTATCGGCTAGATTGTTGACCGCTTTTTCGCCGTTTTTATATGACAGATATCCAACTAACCCCACAATACCAAAAACTTGCAACACGAAAGGAACGATCAGAACAAGCTGTAACGAAAATGCGCGGACTTTGCTAGATCGATGTATTTTCATGAGTTGTAAATCTTGGTAAGAGAAGTTATTTGCTTAACCTAGATTACCCATGAGCAACTTCAGACTATCAAAATAAAATGTTATTTTATAAAAACTTTATTAATTAATAGGAAATATCTCTATTTACATATTTTTAATATATTGCTATGCAATCTATTTTTTAATAAAAAAATATAATCAAAATAAATAAAATATTAATTCTTTATATTTGTTTGATAAAAACACTAGTTTAAATCTATTTGATATTTTATAAAACCTCAGCGCATTCACTCAGGAAACATAATTTTCAAAAAGCTAGTATAGTCAGACAATAATGTTAGATACAAGTCAAATATTGGCAAAATTAAGGCTTAAATGTTATTTAAAAAATCTGTAGTAATGACTAACCATTTGATAGATTTTCATCACTTAACGAAGCATCTTAATCAACTTATTTCTCAGGATTATTTAGCATTTAGCATTACGGAAAATCCTGTTTTCCGAATAGTGAATGAGAGGAGCTTTACTCAAATTGTTTATGTGATACAGCAATATTCTATTTTTCCAAAAGAATTGGTGAGTTTCACAGAGTTAGCAAGACAGAAAGCACTTACAGCAGGTTGGAATAGTGTAGTTGAGGAACTCACAGAAAATATAGCTGAGGAAATGGGTAGCACTACCCAAGGAGTTTCTCATTACAGGCTTTTAGCAGAAGGACTAGAAGAAGGGCTGGGTGTTCCTGTGAAAAACACTATGCCCTCAATCGCTACATCCAAACTACTGACAACTGTGCAATTGATATTTGAGCAACAACTACTCTATGTACTTGGGGCAACTTATGCGATCGAAGCAACTGCAATTCCTGAATTAACTTTGATTATGCAACTGGTAGAATGCTTGTTGGAAGATGCTATGCCCACAAATTTGCACTATTTCTT
Coding sequences within:
- a CDS encoding DUF3865 domain-containing protein, translating into MTNHLIDFHHLTKHLNQLISQDYLAFSITENPVFRIVNERSFTQIVYVIQQYSIFPKELVSFTELARQKALTAGWNSVVEELTENIAEEMGSTTQGVSHYRLLAEGLEEGLGVPVKNTMPSIATSKLLTTVQLIFEQQLLYVLGATYAIEATAIPELTLIMQLVECLLEDAMPTNLHYFFSKHLNEWELEHEAGLRTSVAEYIRPEQFEEFTTGFRQMIDAMEVWWQELAQEAIVFEVDFSPAIAQKY